The following are encoded in a window of Sphaerisporangium siamense genomic DNA:
- a CDS encoding MBL fold metallo-hydrolase → MSDPAEASVFFVGNATTVIRCMDFTVLTDPSFLHRGQRAYLGWGISTRRRTNPAIGIVQLPPLDAVVLSHLHGDHWDRYATEGLDKSLPIITTPHAATRLRRKGFRNATGLHTWQNSILRRGDSTLRITALPGRHAPAAARMLVPPVMGSMLQFGRDGDVRLRMHISGDTLLYDRLAEIPQRFPEIDVALVHLGGTTILGVLMTTMDGDQGARWVRLMGAGVTLPIHYDDYEAFASDLDDFRGHVDMLGLSDRVRYIARGETYHVIGHPAGYGAY, encoded by the coding sequence ATGTCCGATCCTGCCGAGGCGAGCGTCTTCTTCGTCGGAAACGCCACCACCGTGATCCGGTGCATGGATTTCACCGTGCTGACCGACCCGAGCTTCCTGCACCGCGGCCAGCGGGCGTATCTCGGCTGGGGCATCAGCACGCGCCGCCGGACGAACCCGGCGATCGGGATCGTCCAGCTTCCGCCGCTCGACGCGGTCGTCCTGTCCCATCTGCACGGCGACCACTGGGACCGGTACGCCACCGAGGGGCTGGACAAGAGCCTGCCGATCATCACGACGCCGCACGCGGCCACGCGGTTGCGCCGCAAGGGCTTCCGCAACGCCACGGGCCTGCACACCTGGCAGAACAGCATCCTGCGCCGCGGGGACTCCACGCTGAGGATCACCGCCCTGCCCGGCCGTCACGCACCGGCGGCGGCGCGGATGCTGGTGCCCCCGGTGATGGGCAGCATGCTGCAGTTCGGCCGGGACGGCGACGTGCGCCTGCGCATGCACATCAGCGGCGACACGCTGCTGTACGACCGCCTGGCCGAGATCCCGCAGCGGTTCCCCGAGATCGACGTCGCGCTCGTCCACCTGGGCGGCACGACGATCCTCGGGGTGCTGATGACCACCATGGACGGCGACCAGGGGGCGCGCTGGGTCCGGCTCATGGGGGCCGGCGTCACCCTGCCGATCCACTACGACGACTACGAGGCGTTCGCCTCCGACCTGGACGACTTCCGCGGGCACGTCGACATGCTCGGGCTGTCGGACCGCGTCCGGTACATCGCCCGCGGCGAGACCTACCACGTCATCGGCCACCCGGCCGGGTACGGCGCCTACTGA
- the pcaG gene encoding protocatechuate 3,4-dioxygenase subunit alpha gives MYETSTAHVTPSQTVGPFFAHALPYDQDWELVSETHPGAIEIRGRVLDGAGEPLPDALLELWTGTSGPRGALRRKGVGTSGFGRCATTPEGFYHFRTVRPDGAYMALLVFARGLLRPVLTRIYLRDEPDPLLDMLEPARKATLIARERSENVYEFDVHLQGEKETVFLGA, from the coding sequence ATGTACGAGACCAGCACGGCGCATGTGACGCCCTCGCAGACCGTGGGCCCGTTCTTCGCCCACGCGCTCCCCTATGACCAGGACTGGGAGCTGGTCTCCGAGACGCACCCGGGCGCCATCGAGATCAGGGGACGGGTGCTGGACGGCGCGGGGGAGCCGCTGCCGGACGCGCTGCTGGAGCTGTGGACGGGCACCTCGGGCCCGCGCGGCGCCCTGCGGCGCAAGGGGGTGGGGACGTCCGGCTTCGGGCGGTGCGCCACCACGCCGGAAGGTTTTTACCATTTCCGGACGGTACGGCCGGACGGGGCGTACATGGCGCTGCTGGTGTTCGCGCGGGGCCTGCTGCGGCCGGTGTTGACGCGGATCTACCTGCGCGATGAACCCGACCCGCTGCTGGACATGCTGGAGCCCGCGCGCAAGGCGACGCTGATCGCCCGCGAGCGGTCCGAGAACGTCTACGAGTTCGACGTGCACCTGCAAGGGGAGAAGGAGACGGTCTTCCTGGGCGCCTGA
- the pcaH gene encoding protocatechuate 3,4-dioxygenase subunit beta, whose translation MNIHPPYLSPAYRSTILRAPAHPLVMPKLGPDAIELTGPVFGHEEVAPLDHDLTRQHAGEPIGERIIVTGRVVDSGGRPVAGTLVEVWQANAAGRYAHKGDQHPAPLDPNFTGAGRCMTDHEGRYRFVTIKPGAYPWRNHHNAWRPAHIHFSVFGTAFTQRLVTQMYFPGDPLFPFDPIFQSIPDDAARQRLVSRFDLDLTEPEWALGYQFDIVLGRTPMEA comes from the coding sequence TTGAACATCCATCCCCCGTACCTCAGCCCCGCGTACCGCAGCACGATCCTGCGGGCGCCCGCGCACCCGCTCGTCATGCCGAAGCTCGGGCCCGACGCGATCGAGCTCACCGGGCCGGTCTTCGGGCACGAGGAGGTCGCCCCGCTTGACCACGACCTCACCCGCCAGCACGCGGGCGAGCCGATCGGGGAGCGCATCATCGTCACCGGCCGGGTCGTGGACTCAGGCGGCCGCCCGGTCGCCGGCACGCTGGTCGAGGTCTGGCAGGCGAACGCGGCGGGCCGGTACGCGCACAAGGGCGACCAGCACCCCGCCCCGCTGGACCCGAACTTCACCGGGGCCGGGCGGTGCATGACCGACCACGAGGGGCGGTACCGGTTCGTCACGATCAAGCCGGGCGCCTACCCGTGGCGCAACCACCACAACGCCTGGCGTCCCGCGCACATCCACTTCTCGGTGTTCGGGACGGCGTTCACGCAGCGGCTGGTCACGCAGATGTACTTCCCCGGCGACCCGCTCTTCCCCTTCGACCCGATCTTCCAGTCCATCCCGGACGACGCGGCGCGGCAGCGGCTCGTGTCCCGGTTCGACCTGGACCTCACCGAGCCGGAGTGGGCGCTCGGCTACCAGTTCGACATCGTCCTCGGCCGTACCCCCATGGAGGCGTGA